The Changchengzhania lutea genomic sequence CTTAATCCTGTATTTAATTTTCATCTTATTGCAAGAAGGCGGTTATATAGAAAGCGTATATTCTTCAGGATATGTGAAAAGAGATTTTTAAATCTGACGCGCAACAATTATAAGACACTAAATATGTGTTAAAAGATAACATGAAGGTGGTTTTAATAACCACCTTTTTTATTTTTGCATAAGTTATAATTTCAAAGGAAACACGCCCAATTAATGGATTATAAAAAAATTAGTAGATATGTGGTTTTAGGGATTTTGTTTTTCCTTCCTGTAACGTTTTTGTTATTTCTATATCCGGCAACGCATAACTACACACCGCTTGATATTGTTAATGAAGGGGTTTCGGATTTAGAAGCATTTGTGTCAGATTCTGATGAAAAGGTTTTGTTAGAAGACCATATTACCGTGTTAGGGTTTTTTGGAGACAAACCTATGGAAAAGGTTATTTCAGCTTCAAATTTAAAGGAGTTGGTCTATGATAAGTTTAAAGGTTTTAAGCGTTTTCAGACTGTTATTGTTATGCCACTGGGAACAGAGCGTGACGTTAAAGCACTTAAGAGCGAAATTAGCTCTTACGAAGACCTAAGGTTTTGGCATTTTGTTTTTGGCAATTCAAACGATATTCTAAATATATTCAACAGTTTAAAGAATAATGGCAATTTAGATGCAACCTTAGCAACAGACCAGGTATTTGTTATTGATAAAGATCTAAACCAACGGGGCAGGTTAGATGATAGAACGGATAATGAGATAGGGAAGAATAAACCTATTTATGGTTTAAATGCTTATGACTGTATTGAGGTCTCCGAAATAAAGAATAAAATGAGCGAAGATGTACGTATTTTATTTACCGAGTATAGACAAAAACGAAAAGGCGAATTTAATTCTGATACAAGAAGAGCCAGCGATATAAATAACAATCAAAATTAAGTTCAAATCTGATTGAGCACAATTTTAAAGAGATGAATAAAAAAACAAATTACTCATACATAGGAATAGCCCTTGTTATTCTAGTTTTTGGGATTATTTTTATTCCGAAAATAATGGATAGAATTTCTGAAGGAGATATAATCAGAAAGGAGAGCAGAAGCGATTTTGCTAAAGAAGAAAAAGGAAAAAAATCAAACTTGGTTTTCATTGAAAATGATGGGGTAAAACGAAAAGTTCCAGATTTTAGTTTTACCAATCAAGATGGCAAATTAATAACCAATGCCGATTATTTAGGAAAAGTATATGTTATAGAATTCTTTTTTACAACCTGCCCAACCATTTGCCCAAGAATGAATGCGAACTTAGTACAAGTTCAAAATACATTTAAAGACTTTGAAAATTTTGGTGTCGCCTCGTTTACCATCAGTCCAGAGATTGATACTCCAGAAGTGCTAAAAGCGTATGCTGAAAAATATGGCATTACAAACCCCAATTGGCATCTTATGACGGGTGAAAAGGAAGCTATATACAAATTAGCTAACGAAGGGTTTTACATTTATGTCGCCGAGAATGACACTATTGATGGTGGTTTTGAGCATTCAGGAAATTTTGCGCTTATTGATAAAAACGGGTTTATTCGTTCTAGAATAGACGAATACGGGAATCCTATAATCTATTACAAAGGCATTGTATCGGAAACTGAAAAAGTAGATGATGATGGCGTAAAAGAAGAGATTTCAGCATTAAAAGAAGATATTAAATTATTGCTTAATGAATAATTCTAAAGAAATTTTAGACGATAAAAAATACAATAAGCTCATTGTCATATTGTCAATTGCCATTCCAGTGGTTGTTGCTATATTATTTGGAGTTAAAATTGATGCAGAACTCCCCGTTTTTTTACCCCCAATTTATGCTGGTATAAATGCTGCTACGGCATTGGTACTTGTGCTTGCATTTATGGCTATTAGAAATAAAAAAATAAAACTTCATGAACGATTAATGAAGTTTGCCATTATATTATCCGTCGCTTTTTTAGCTATGTATGTGGCATACCATATGACCAGTGATTCTACACAGTTTGGTGGCAAGGGTGCAATAAAATATATGTATTATTTCATTTTGCTAACACATATATTACTATCTATTATTGTAATTCCGTTTGTATTGATTACGTATGTTAGGGCAATAACCAATAATATAGAAAAGCATAAAAAAATTGCAAGAATCACATTCCCACTATGGTTGTATGTTGCCGTTACAGGTGTTATTGTTTATATTATGATTTCACCTTACTATATTTAATGCTATTCTGAACAATGCGTAAGAAGCTGTAAAATGAAAAATAAAATAATCTTTTCGATCTTCTCTATTTTCATTTTTCTAGAAAGTAACGCCCAATGCGCCATGTGTAGAGCGGTCTTAGAAAGTGAAGAAGGACAAACGACAGCAGAAGGCATTAATGATGGGATTGTGTATTTAATGGCCATTCCTTATATTCTTGTCGGTGGCATAGGTTATTTTATTTACAGAAAGTTTAACACAGCCAAAAAACAAAAAAAGTAGATTTTCTTGTAACATTTTCACGCCTTAAGTGTCTTACTCATGGAGCTTAACCATTTACATTTTTAAATATGTTAGAAATTCGGCAATTGCACAAATCTTATCCTATAGGAGATTCAAGTTTACATGTACTAAAGGGTATTGATTTAAATGTAGAAAATGGCGAAATGGTTGCCATTATGGGATCTTCAGGATCAGGGAAATCGACCTTGCTTAATATTATTGGCATGTTGGACGAAGCAGATTCGGGAGAATATATTCTGGATGGGCTACCCATTAAAAACCTTACCGAAAAAAAAGCAGCCGTTTACAGAAATAAATTTTTGGGGTTTATTTTTCAATCATTCAATTTAATCAATTATAAAAATGCCCTCGAAAATGTAGCGCTTCCACTGTATTACCAAGGAATGAAACGTAAAGAACGCCAAGAAAAAGCCATGTTCCATTTAGAGAAAGTAGGATTGACAGATTGGGCCAAACATTTGCCTAAGGAACTTTCAGGCGGGCAAAACCAACGTGTGGCCATAGCCAGAGCACTTGCTGCAAATCCTAAATTATTGTTAGCTGATGAGCCCACGGGGGCATTGGACACGACAACGTCTTATGATATTATGGCATTTATTCAGCAATTGAATGATGAAGGCAAAACGATTTTAATGGTAACCCATGAAGAGGATATAGCCAACATGTGCAAACGCATCGTACGCCTTCGCGACGGTGTTATTATGGAAGATAAAAAAATAAATCAAGTTAGGGTAAAACAGTATGTTTGATTTAGATCTTTGGCGTGAAATATTTCAGAGTATAAATAAGAATAGAACCAGAAGTTTACTGTCTGGTTTCACAGTGGCTTTTGCTATCTTATTGTTTACTATTCTTTTCGGTATTGCAAATGGGTTGGAAAATACGTTTAAAGAAGCATTTGGTACCGATGCTAATAACTCGATTATTATTTTTCCGGGAAAGACCACGAAAGCACATAAAGGCCTTCAGGCCGGAAGGCAAATTCAGTTTAAAAATGAAGATTATGAATTCATATTAGATGAATTTGGAGATAAGGTGCAGTACATCACTTCTAAGGTAAACAGAAATGTCACGGTGTCTTTTAAAGGTGAAAAAAATAATTATCAGCTTAGGGCGGTTCACCCTGAATATATGTTTATTGAAAACAATAAGATAAGTGAAGGCCGATATATCAATCAAAATGATTTAAACAATATAACAAAAGTAGCAGTAATTGGCAGAATTGTTAATGATGAATTATTCGCAAAAGAAAACGCCATTGGAAAGTATATCAGTTTAAATGGCATTTCTGTTAAAGTAGTTGGTGTTTTTACTGATGATGAAGGAGATAACGAGGAACGCGTTGTTTACATACCATTAACTACAGCCCAATTTTTATATGGGAACAACGATTTTATCGATTTTATGCATTTAACCTACAGCCCAGAGATGAACAGTGATCAAGCACTTTCCTTTGGAACACAGATTACTAAAACCTTAAAAGACCGCTTCTCGGTAGCAAGAAGCGATCAAAGAGCTATTCGTGTTCGGAACATGGCGCAAGAGACTAAACAAGTGGATATGTTGACATCTGGTTTAACCGTAATCATTTTAGTAATAGGCTTTGGCACTTTAATAGCGGGTATAGTAGGGATTAGTAATATTATGATTTTTATAGTAAAGGAGCGTACCAAAGAAATTGGTATTAGAAAAGCTTTGGGGGCTTCTCCAAGATCCATCGTGTCCATTATCCTTATAGAGTCTATGCTGGTTACTGCTATTGCAGGATATATAGGATTACTGATAGGTGTAGGTGTGTTGGAATGGATTGGTCCAAGCTTAGAAGACTATTTTATAACAAATCCTGGGGTCGATAATGGTCTGGTAATAGGAGCGACCGTTACTTTAATTTTGGCTGGTGCCATTGCTGGTTATCTACCTGCTAAAAAAGCATCAAGAATTAAACCTATTGTGGCCTTAAGAAACGACTGATTATGTTTAGATTTTTATTAGATAGAGATACTTGGCAAGAAGTTTTCGATAGCTTTAGTAAAAACAAACTAAGATCCATTCTTACAATGGTTGGAGTTTGGTGGGGTATATTATTGCTTATTGGATTGTTGGGTTCGGCTAGAGGTTTAGAAAATTCGTTTAATCGTTTGTTTGGTGATTTTGCAACAAACAGTGTCTTTTTTATGGGGAATGTTACTGGCAGACCTTTTAAAGGATTTCAAGAAGGAAGACGCATCCAATTGACTATTCCCGATATTAAAAAAGTAGAAGAAAATGTTGAGGGTATTGAGTTTATTGTGCCCAGAAATATGAATCCGTCTGTGGTTACTAAAGATTTTCTTTCAGGTTCTTTTAATGTTTTTGGTGATTATCCCTTATTGGACCGTGTTCAAAAAAAGAAATTGATCCATGGCAGATTTATAAATCAAAATGATATCGATGACACCAAAAAAGTGGCTGTTATTTCAGAAGACATCTATAAGCAATTATTTGAAAAAGATGAAGTGGCCATTGGATCTTATATTCAAATCAACAGTATAAACTATATTGTGATAGGGGTTTATGATGCCGGTAATGTTAATTTCGGACCAAGTGAAGACATTCATGTTCCGTTTTCAACATTCCAACGCGTGTATAATAAAGGCGACAAAATTGATTTTATGATGATTACTGGGAAACCAGAATTTGATATTGTACAGATCCAAAAAGATGCTGAGTTAATGCTCAAAAACTTAAATGATATTCATCCTAAAGATAAACGTGCATTCAGAAGCTTTAATCTTGGGAAAGAATTTGCAAAACTCACTGGATTTTTAGGAGGGATGCAATTTTTAACGTGGTTTGTTGGTATTGCGACTTTAATTGCAGGCGTGTTCGCCATCGGGAATATTTTATTGATTACCGTTAAAGAGCGTACTAAGGAAATTGGTGTAAGACGTGCATTAGGTGCTACACCTTTCGAAATTAAACGGCAAATAGTTGTGGAGGCCGTGTTTTTAACGCTAGTGGCTGGTGTATTCGGTATTATAACAGGCGGATGGATTTTAATAGCTTTAGATGCCACATTCGGGCAGGGAGATGAGGCCACAATAGTCAACGCCTCGGTATCCATTGGCGTCGTATTTATAGCCTTATTAATATTAATTGTTTTAGGAACATTAATAGGTTTAATACCAGCGTTTAAAGCAACCAGCATAAAACCAATAGAAGCATTAAGAGAAGAATAAACAATCAAAAAATGAACCTTCTATATCGTTAATATTGTTTTCTGTACTAAATTAAATATAGAAGCACCATTTGACAAATTAGAAACAATAAGGATAACCAAATGAATAAAACAGTAAAAATTATTTTAGTATTAGTTGCTATCATAGCATTGGCATTCGTGTTAAAGTATTTTAAAGATGCTAACTCAAAGGATATTATAGATTATAAGGTGGAAGAACCGTTTTATACTTCTATTAATACAAAAGCCGTGGCAACAGGTAAATTAAATCCAGAAGAAGAGATAGAGATTAAACCTCAAATTTCAGGAATTGTTGATAAAATACTTGTTGAAGAAGGCGATATGGTTAAAAAAGGCGATTTAATCGCTATCATTAGAGTAGTGCCGAATGAGCAAAATTTAGTGGGCGCAAAAAGTAGAATAGCAACTACTAAATTATCATACGATAACGCAAAAGTCTTATATGAAAGAAATAAATCCCTTTTTGAAAAAGGTGTGATATCGCAGCTAGATTTTGAGAATAGCGAGTTATCTTTTTATCAAGCAAAAGAGTCTTTAGTACAGGCCCAAAACGATTATCAAATTATTAAACGAGGTTCTATTTCTGGGGGGAGTTCAGCAAACACGAATATCATTGCGCAAATTCCGGGCACTGTATTGGAAATTCCTGTTCGTGAAGGGGATCAAGTTATTCAAAGTAATAATTTTAATGCAGGGACAACCATTGCTACCATAGCCGATATGAGTTTGATGATATTTGAAGGTAAAGTTGATGAAGCCGAAGTTGGAAAACTTAAAGAAGGCAAAGAAATTAAAGTCATTTTAGGCGCTATTAAAGATAAAGAGTTTCCTGCTAAACTTACCTTTGTCGCACCAAAGGGGGTCGAAGAAAATGGCACGGTTCAGTTCGTTATTAAGGCGGATGTAAAAATTGATTCTACCACAAATGTAAGGGCGGGATATAGTGCTAATGCAGAAATAGATATTGAAGCAAAAGACAGCGTTTTAGCTATAAGGGAAGCATTGTTACAATACAATAGAATTACAGAAAAGCCTTTTGTTGAAATTTTAGATGGCGATAATACTTTTAAAAAGGAAAATGTAGAATTAGGAATCTCTGATGGTATTAATGTTGAAGTTACCGAAGGCGTTGAAGAAGGCGATAAAATTAAGGTTTGGAATAAAGCATCAAAAGATAATGAAGATGAAGACAATGATGAATAAGAATGATATTAAATCATCCATAAAATATTACAGTATCACAATCTCATTATTGTGCAGTGTTAGTGTTACTTTTGGCCAGCAAAAAACCTGGTCATTACAAGAATGTGTCAACCACGCATTAGAACATAATATTTCTGTGCAACAAGGGGTAAATACGATTTTAATCAACGAGCAGGATATTATTGCGTCTAGAGGTCAATTTTTACCTTCGCTTAGCGCTAGTGCCGCTCATAACATAACCATTGGTGGTTTAGAAATAGATCCTGGAGTCTTTGTAGATCAAACCTTCAACCAGTCAAGAGTGGGTATTAGCGTATCTCAGAATATTTTTAACGGATTTAGAACGCTCAATCTGTACAAGCAATCCCAACTTACCAAGGAAACGAATGCCTTAGAGCTGGATCGGATAAAAGATGATATTTCACTTAATGTGGTTAATGCCTACCTGAATGTATTGTTTAATAGAGAAAATTTAGAAACGGCTTTAGCCCAATTTGAATTCAGTGAAAAACAGTTGAAGCAGGTCACTAACCTAGTAGATGCTGGCGTGCAACCTAGAGCGAATATTTATGATGCTGAAGCGACGCTTAGTAGAGATGAACAAAGTGTCACTATTGCCGAAAATAATTTGAATCTAGCCTTGCTTAATTTATCTCAATTGTTACAAGTACCTTATGAAGGGTTTGCGGTTGAAGGTATAGACTTGAATGAACCATCTGAAGCATTACTTTACAAAGATTTTAAACCTATTTTAAATTATGCTCTGGAAAACAGGGTTGAAATTAAAGTGGCTGAAAAAGGTATTGAAAATGCCGAATTAAATACTGAAATCTCTAAAAGTGGCTATTTCCCGACTTTAAATTTTACATACGGGTACAGTTCAAGGGCATCGTATACTAATTTAACCGATTTAGAAGCGTCCTTTTTCGATCAAATAAATGATAATAAGGGCCATAGCTTTGGTTTGAATTTGAATATTCCCATCTTTTCAAGATTTCAGAATAAAACGGCGGTTGCGAAATCTAAAATCCAAGAAGATAATAGTCGTCTCAACTTGGCGCAGCAAAAACTAAACATTGAGTCCAACATACAGCGTACTTTTACAGATGCCCAAGCGGCATTTAGAGCTTTTGAAGCTGCTAAAAAATCGTTGGAAGCACAAGAACTGGCATTTAATAATTCAAAAGAACGATTTAATTTGGGTGCTATGACGGCTTTTGAATTGGAGCAAGCACGTGTGGCTTTGATAAATGCACAATCATCTTTAATAAATGCGAAGTATGATTTTGTTTTTAAGACAAAAGTTTTGGATTTTTATATGGGTAAATCGTTAACTAACTGATGGCATTAATACTAAATATAGAAACGGCAACAACCAATTGTTCTGTGTCGCTTTCAAAAAATGGTGAAACCTTGATTTTGAAAGAAGATTACGGTGCAAACTATTCCCATGCTGAACGTTTGCACGTTTATATTGATGACGTCCTGAAAGAAGCAAAGGTACGTCGTGAGGATATAGAGGCTATTGCCATAAGCAAAGGCCCCGGATCTTACACAGGCTTGCGCATAGGCGTTTCCTCAGCAAAAGGACTTTGCTATGCCTTGGACATACCACTTGTTTCAGTTGCCACATTAACGGCTTTAGCGTATCAAGTGAACGTAAATGAGGGTTGTATTGTTTCGATGCTCGATGCTAGGCGTATGGAAGTGTACTCAGCAGTTTTCGATTCTAATCATAAACAAATAAGAGATACACAAGCGCAGATTCTAGAGGCAGACGCTTTTCATAATTATCTAGAAAAAGGAAAAGTATATTTTATTGGTAATGGTGTTCACAAAACAAAAACGCTTATTAATCATCCCAATGCGGTTTTTATTGAAGGTAAACTGCCATCAGCCAACGAGATGAGCGCATTGGCGTTTAATAAA encodes the following:
- the tsaB gene encoding tRNA (adenosine(37)-N6)-threonylcarbamoyltransferase complex dimerization subunit type 1 TsaB, yielding MALILNIETATTNCSVSLSKNGETLILKEDYGANYSHAERLHVYIDDVLKEAKVRREDIEAIAISKGPGSYTGLRIGVSSAKGLCYALDIPLVSVATLTALAYQVNVNEGCIVSMLDARRMEVYSAVFDSNHKQIRDTQAQILEADAFHNYLEKGKVYFIGNGVHKTKTLINHPNAVFIEGKLPSANEMSALAFNKFKISDMEDVAYFEPYYLKDFVALKPKS
- a CDS encoding efflux RND transporter periplasmic adaptor subunit; the protein is MNKTVKIILVLVAIIALAFVLKYFKDANSKDIIDYKVEEPFYTSINTKAVATGKLNPEEEIEIKPQISGIVDKILVEEGDMVKKGDLIAIIRVVPNEQNLVGAKSRIATTKLSYDNAKVLYERNKSLFEKGVISQLDFENSELSFYQAKESLVQAQNDYQIIKRGSISGGSSANTNIIAQIPGTVLEIPVREGDQVIQSNNFNAGTTIATIADMSLMIFEGKVDEAEVGKLKEGKEIKVILGAIKDKEFPAKLTFVAPKGVEENGTVQFVIKADVKIDSTTNVRAGYSANAEIDIEAKDSVLAIREALLQYNRITEKPFVEILDGDNTFKKENVELGISDGINVEVTEGVEEGDKIKVWNKASKDNEDEDNDE
- a CDS encoding ABC transporter permease, translating into MFDLDLWREIFQSINKNRTRSLLSGFTVAFAILLFTILFGIANGLENTFKEAFGTDANNSIIIFPGKTTKAHKGLQAGRQIQFKNEDYEFILDEFGDKVQYITSKVNRNVTVSFKGEKNNYQLRAVHPEYMFIENNKISEGRYINQNDLNNITKVAVIGRIVNDELFAKENAIGKYISLNGISVKVVGVFTDDEGDNEERVVYIPLTTAQFLYGNNDFIDFMHLTYSPEMNSDQALSFGTQITKTLKDRFSVARSDQRAIRVRNMAQETKQVDMLTSGLTVIILVIGFGTLIAGIVGISNIMIFIVKERTKEIGIRKALGASPRSIVSIILIESMLVTAIAGYIGLLIGVGVLEWIGPSLEDYFITNPGVDNGLVIGATVTLILAGAIAGYLPAKKASRIKPIVALRND
- a CDS encoding ABC transporter ATP-binding protein; its protein translation is MLEIRQLHKSYPIGDSSLHVLKGIDLNVENGEMVAIMGSSGSGKSTLLNIIGMLDEADSGEYILDGLPIKNLTEKKAAVYRNKFLGFIFQSFNLINYKNALENVALPLYYQGMKRKERQEKAMFHLEKVGLTDWAKHLPKELSGGQNQRVAIARALAANPKLLLADEPTGALDTTTSYDIMAFIQQLNDEGKTILMVTHEEDIANMCKRIVRLRDGVIMEDKKINQVRVKQYV
- a CDS encoding DUF420 domain-containing protein, which codes for MNNSKEILDDKKYNKLIVILSIAIPVVVAILFGVKIDAELPVFLPPIYAGINAATALVLVLAFMAIRNKKIKLHERLMKFAIILSVAFLAMYVAYHMTSDSTQFGGKGAIKYMYYFILLTHILLSIIVIPFVLITYVRAITNNIEKHKKIARITFPLWLYVAVTGVIVYIMISPYYI
- a CDS encoding ABC transporter permease; the encoded protein is MFRFLLDRDTWQEVFDSFSKNKLRSILTMVGVWWGILLLIGLLGSARGLENSFNRLFGDFATNSVFFMGNVTGRPFKGFQEGRRIQLTIPDIKKVEENVEGIEFIVPRNMNPSVVTKDFLSGSFNVFGDYPLLDRVQKKKLIHGRFINQNDIDDTKKVAVISEDIYKQLFEKDEVAIGSYIQINSINYIVIGVYDAGNVNFGPSEDIHVPFSTFQRVYNKGDKIDFMMITGKPEFDIVQIQKDAELMLKNLNDIHPKDKRAFRSFNLGKEFAKLTGFLGGMQFLTWFVGIATLIAGVFAIGNILLITVKERTKEIGVRRALGATPFEIKRQIVVEAVFLTLVAGVFGIITGGWILIALDATFGQGDEATIVNASVSIGVVFIALLILIVLGTLIGLIPAFKATSIKPIEALREE
- a CDS encoding SCO family protein, which encodes MNKKTNYSYIGIALVILVFGIIFIPKIMDRISEGDIIRKESRSDFAKEEKGKKSNLVFIENDGVKRKVPDFSFTNQDGKLITNADYLGKVYVIEFFFTTCPTICPRMNANLVQVQNTFKDFENFGVASFTISPEIDTPEVLKAYAEKYGITNPNWHLMTGEKEAIYKLANEGFYIYVAENDTIDGGFEHSGNFALIDKNGFIRSRIDEYGNPIIYYKGIVSETEKVDDDGVKEEISALKEDIKLLLNE
- a CDS encoding TolC family protein: MKTMMNKNDIKSSIKYYSITISLLCSVSVTFGQQKTWSLQECVNHALEHNISVQQGVNTILINEQDIIASRGQFLPSLSASAAHNITIGGLEIDPGVFVDQTFNQSRVGISVSQNIFNGFRTLNLYKQSQLTKETNALELDRIKDDISLNVVNAYLNVLFNRENLETALAQFEFSEKQLKQVTNLVDAGVQPRANIYDAEATLSRDEQSVTIAENNLNLALLNLSQLLQVPYEGFAVEGIDLNEPSEALLYKDFKPILNYALENRVEIKVAEKGIENAELNTEISKSGYFPTLNFTYGYSSRASYTNLTDLEASFFDQINDNKGHSFGLNLNIPIFSRFQNKTAVAKSKIQEDNSRLNLAQQKLNIESNIQRTFTDAQAAFRAFEAAKKSLEAQELAFNNSKERFNLGAMTAFELEQARVALINAQSSLINAKYDFVFKTKVLDFYMGKSLTN